A DNA window from Bradyrhizobium sp. CCBAU 53421 contains the following coding sequences:
- a CDS encoding S1/P1 nuclease: MKIVALSLALPILAALPQSALAWGDDGHKTIALIAQQCLTPKASDAVKSLLAADTDNLVPHDIANAATWADKFRDENNRRDHYQETQNWHFTDIEIATPDLTAACFGRKPLPARMLASDGPPQACAVDKVEQFGAELADSGTDAEERVMALKFVLHFAGDLHQPLHSPDNHDYGGNSVKVTVEGFKHTRKDELHGFWDTQFVDAIAKPPTALSKQLLAEITPAQAAEWAQGKPEDWAMEAFNLGKNDAYGSPPLSKDTPQQIDAVYVAKAETDVKLQLKRAGVRLALFLDQKLASETPDWNACLKAGSAVSSRARTRQ; this comes from the coding sequence ATGAAGATCGTTGCCCTATCCTTGGCTTTGCCGATTCTCGCCGCGCTACCGCAATCCGCATTGGCCTGGGGAGACGACGGCCATAAGACCATCGCACTAATCGCTCAGCAATGTCTCACACCAAAAGCCAGCGACGCCGTTAAATCGCTTTTGGCGGCCGATACCGACAATCTGGTCCCTCACGACATCGCCAATGCCGCAACATGGGCGGACAAGTTTCGCGACGAAAACAATCGCCGCGATCACTACCAGGAAACCCAGAACTGGCACTTCACGGATATCGAAATCGCCACTCCCGATCTGACGGCGGCGTGCTTCGGCCGCAAGCCACTGCCGGCGCGTATGTTGGCGTCGGATGGCCCTCCCCAAGCCTGTGCCGTGGACAAGGTCGAGCAGTTCGGCGCCGAACTTGCGGATTCCGGCACCGACGCGGAAGAGCGGGTGATGGCCCTGAAGTTCGTACTGCACTTCGCGGGAGACCTCCATCAGCCGCTGCACTCTCCGGACAATCACGACTACGGAGGCAACAGCGTCAAGGTGACAGTGGAAGGCTTCAAGCACACCAGGAAGGATGAGCTGCACGGCTTCTGGGACACACAATTCGTCGACGCCATTGCCAAGCCGCCAACTGCACTTTCAAAGCAGCTGCTAGCCGAGATCACTCCCGCCCAAGCCGCCGAATGGGCGCAGGGCAAGCCCGAGGACTGGGCGATGGAAGCCTTCAACTTGGGAAAAAACGATGCTTATGGCTCGCCGCCGCTTTCGAAGGATACGCCGCAACAGATTGATGCGGTTTACGTCGCGAAGGCTGAAACTGACGTCAAGCTGCAATTGAAGCGAGCAGGCGTCCGTCTGGCCTTGTTCCTGGACCAGAAGCTGGCGTCCGAAACCCCCGACTGGAATGCCTGCCTGAAGGCGGGGTCAGCTGTAAGCTCGAGAGCCCGGACCAGGCAGTGA
- a CDS encoding transposase yields the protein MAAHLGLTPRVYQSGEIDRSGNIGKCGDKLMRHALYEAANSHMRISKRWSTLWAWGVKLAKRIGSRKACVAVARKLAIMHASDVGRGNGLPLRKATCDPTHIRIVPAYRSALPRTWVGSVRFDPCAVLKHAL from the coding sequence GTGGCGGCGCATCTGGGATTGACCCCTCGCGTCTATCAGTCGGGTGAGATTGATCGATCAGGCAATATCGGCAAATGCGGTGACAAGCTGATGCGGCATGCGCTCTATGAAGCCGCGAACTCGCACATGCGGATTTCAAAAAGGTGGTCGACACTTTGGGCCTGGGGCGTCAAGCTCGCCAAACGTATCGGGTCCAGAAAAGCGTGCGTGGCAGTCGCCCGCAAACTCGCGATTATGCATGCATCGGATGTGGGTCGAGGAAACGGACTTCCGCTTCGGAAAGCCACCTGTGACCCAACCCACATAAGAATCGTCCCGGCGTATCGATCTGCTCTGCCGAGGACGTGGGTAGGGTCAGTCCGTTTCGATCCCTGTGCGGTACTCAAGCACGCGCTGTGA
- a CDS encoding transposase gives MTSICVVEADGSSVWEGKAESEPVPLVKVLSPWRDKIALVGIEACPLSEWLYGALVESRFQIVCIETRHAQRFLSSRPNKTDRSDARGIAEMMRLGHYRSVHAKSRASQLLRTTLIARKRFVDHMLAIEDTIRGLMKVHELKLGAVHRSGFAARVETLLADAPDFRMAIGPLLEARNMMLKHKALMDRQLSQVARKDYVCKRLMTVSGVGPLV, from the coding sequence ATGACGTCAATCTGTGTCGTCGAGGCGGATGGCTCGTCGGTATGGGAAGGCAAAGCCGAAAGTGAGCCGGTCCCGTTGGTAAAGGTGCTTTCGCCTTGGCGAGATAAAATCGCTCTCGTCGGAATCGAGGCTTGTCCGCTTTCCGAATGGCTTTACGGCGCATTGGTTGAGAGCAGGTTTCAGATCGTCTGCATTGAGACCCGGCATGCACAGCGCTTCTTGTCTTCTCGTCCCAACAAGACCGACCGCAGCGATGCGCGTGGCATCGCTGAGATGATGCGGCTCGGACACTATCGATCGGTGCATGCGAAGAGCAGAGCGTCACAGCTTCTTCGAACAACCCTGATCGCGCGCAAGAGGTTCGTTGATCATATGCTGGCGATCGAAGACACAATCCGGGGGCTGATGAAGGTGCATGAATTAAAGCTTGGTGCAGTGCATCGGAGTGGATTTGCGGCGAGGGTCGAAACTCTGCTCGCCGATGCACCAGACTTTCGTATGGCCATCGGGCCACTGCTTGAAGCGCGCAACATGATGCTTAAGCACAAAGCCCTCATGGATCGGCAGCTTTCGCAAGTGGCTCGCAAGGATTATGTTTGCAAGCGGTTGATGACCGTATCCGGCGTTGGACCGCTAGTCTAG
- a CDS encoding HNH endonuclease gives MPSCIFCGEPLGPDTKPEHILLDAVGGRMTTRTVDCSACNNLFGNGIDKAFADQLPEIRNLLQFRSGSGRTAPALKNVKAGEQILNLGGDGKIDLVSKPFTVKENPDGTFVVDIHARSIEEIEKLIPHIAASIKMPVEEFRKQLLASPASMIEQRPNTIPFRLSFGGIDAFRSAMKSCLVLWATVVGNDEVSGEPYCAARDFVMVGGEAFCRSRTMLDTRPIPIVDEIRAAYGPLFNLIHVQSDATGCVIGHFTLYNLIAFRVVLAEMGGAPDRRMTLVSNPEAPEVWSKGSNFELPFEWLSAPEYNLEDVRGRLARFHARYAASKTPDEFERMMVDVLEKNGLKQGGPVSAALAHKIGGELGLRVAMHRLGLPFEEKATLAELMRRYRKQAAAPKEDPPSSGGDAKD, from the coding sequence ATGCCTTCCTGCATATTCTGCGGCGAACCCCTCGGTCCCGATACGAAGCCGGAACATATTCTGCTCGACGCGGTGGGCGGGCGGATGACGACCAGGACCGTCGACTGTTCAGCCTGCAACAACCTGTTTGGGAACGGCATCGACAAGGCCTTCGCAGATCAGTTGCCGGAAATTCGCAATCTGTTGCAGTTCAGGTCCGGGAGCGGGCGCACGGCACCTGCGCTCAAGAACGTGAAGGCTGGCGAGCAGATCCTCAATCTCGGTGGCGATGGCAAGATCGATCTTGTCAGCAAACCGTTTACAGTGAAAGAGAATCCAGACGGCACTTTCGTCGTCGACATTCACGCGCGATCGATTGAAGAGATCGAGAAGTTGATTCCGCACATTGCGGCGTCAATCAAGATGCCAGTGGAAGAATTTCGCAAGCAGCTGCTGGCCTCGCCCGCCTCGATGATCGAGCAACGTCCCAACACGATTCCGTTCCGATTATCGTTCGGCGGCATCGATGCCTTTCGTTCAGCCATGAAGTCCTGCCTGGTGCTTTGGGCAACCGTGGTCGGAAACGATGAAGTGAGCGGCGAACCCTACTGCGCAGCGCGAGATTTCGTGATGGTAGGCGGCGAAGCTTTCTGTCGGTCAAGGACGATGCTCGACACACGTCCGATCCCGATCGTCGATGAGATCAGAGCGGCCTACGGACCTCTGTTCAATCTGATCCACGTACAGAGCGATGCAACGGGCTGCGTCATCGGCCACTTCACACTCTACAATCTGATCGCCTTCCGCGTTGTGCTCGCTGAGATGGGAGGCGCGCCCGACCGCAGAATGACGCTGGTGTCGAATCCGGAGGCGCCGGAGGTATGGTCGAAGGGAAGTAATTTTGAGTTGCCATTCGAGTGGCTGTCTGCCCCGGAATATAACCTCGAAGACGTCAGGGGCCGCCTCGCGCGATTCCACGCGCGCTACGCCGCGTCCAAAACGCCCGATGAATTCGAGCGTATGATGGTCGATGTCCTGGAGAAGAATGGGTTGAAGCAGGGGGGCCCTGTCTCGGCCGCACTGGCGCACAAGATCGGCGGAGAGTTGGGCCTCCGAGTTGCCATGCACCGGCTCGGCCTGCCTTTCGAGGAAAAGGCCACGTTGGCTGAGCTGATGCGCCGATACCGGAAGCAAGCGGCCGCGCCGAAAGAAGATCCGCCGTCTAGCGGCGGCGACGCGAAGGATTGA
- a CDS encoding M48 family metalloprotease, producing the protein MLAQELQLLAMPKVGNYRDQDMNALAEGSRRWKAIVSFSQDYVEQAISRKLMAIAAHEVAHIANNDIRRTQYAWSFKDALTRYMLFERALAFTRWTVSWAAELPVLKQPRKREFWADAAAAALLGRESVIETRRGLDGDPVEPPPFQARLCKVDDPPKSKGLGRAGSSGASLSHTAAIGLRPIHPLRTGLKFCRTSHSACGFPARGSIQRHVVEFFSSDSRQALVQE; encoded by the coding sequence ATGCTGGCACAGGAGCTTCAGCTGTTGGCGATGCCCAAGGTTGGCAATTACCGCGACCAGGACATGAACGCGCTCGCGGAAGGATCGCGGCGTTGGAAGGCGATCGTCAGCTTCAGCCAGGATTATGTCGAGCAGGCGATCAGTCGGAAGCTCATGGCCATCGCGGCCCACGAGGTCGCCCATATCGCCAACAATGACATCCGGCGCACACAGTACGCGTGGTCATTCAAGGACGCGCTGACCCGGTACATGCTCTTCGAGCGGGCGCTTGCCTTCACGCGCTGGACCGTCAGCTGGGCTGCCGAGCTCCCCGTCCTGAAGCAGCCCCGTAAGCGGGAATTCTGGGCGGATGCGGCGGCCGCCGCCTTGCTGGGACGCGAGTCCGTGATTGAAACGCGGCGCGGGCTTGACGGCGACCCCGTTGAGCCTCCGCCGTTCCAAGCTCGCCTATGCAAGGTTGATGATCCGCCCAAATCCAAAGGACTTGGACGCGCCGGGTCGTCGGGCGCGTCCCTCAGCCATACCGCAGCGATTGGTCTTCGACCCATCCACCCGTTGCGGACCGGATTGAAGTTTTGCAGAACGTCACATTCAGCCTGCGGCTTCCCTGCCAGAGGATCGATCCAGCGCCACGTGGTCGAGTTCTTTAGCTCTGATTCGAGGCAGGCGCTTGTTCAGGAGTGA
- a CDS encoding CHAT domain-containing protein yields MLFVASNPSDGVTLNLEREVTELQRRFAEAPGDPVSFTFLPGLRAEDLPAELAKHRPDVLHISAHGSAEQLSLSNEAGKKVALSAEALDAFLPPSYPPRLIYLNACDSEVIARQLTRSVSMAIGTTAPITNRAARAGAVAFYERILSGSSVGQAFQVVKHMIEMLQDQQSSSEIHARAGVDPNKEVLHRVPRLIADFRGGDPSSTSGEFPISFGMVGCPANTVQIIFFTDEQRFVGEKENLESDLCIVARGTPVRSVMWADESKSWSVIGDFRVFAVGVTGDGHTFSVASSLGDAIETRYLLGPDKCVPADIAAAITALRNEDRGQLDYLAGRQIRQRREAERGAVRTAGQEIAPGDRGSDPPIEPSV; encoded by the coding sequence GTGTTGTTTGTGGCGTCAAACCCGTCCGATGGGGTAACGCTTAATCTAGAACGAGAGGTGACCGAGTTGCAGCGGCGCTTCGCGGAAGCGCCTGGTGATCCTGTTTCGTTCACATTTCTCCCCGGTCTTCGCGCTGAGGATCTGCCGGCTGAGCTTGCCAAGCACCGGCCGGATGTCTTGCACATCTCGGCGCACGGCTCAGCCGAACAGCTCTCGCTCAGCAACGAGGCAGGCAAGAAGGTTGCGCTGAGTGCAGAGGCTCTTGATGCTTTTTTGCCGCCGTCATATCCGCCTCGATTGATCTACTTGAACGCTTGTGACTCGGAGGTGATCGCGCGGCAACTCACGCGAAGCGTCAGCATGGCCATTGGTACGACTGCCCCTATAACAAACCGGGCGGCTCGCGCCGGCGCGGTCGCGTTCTATGAGCGGATTTTGTCTGGCTCATCGGTCGGACAAGCATTTCAGGTCGTCAAACACATGATTGAAATGCTGCAAGATCAGCAGTCAAGCTCCGAAATCCACGCGCGTGCGGGTGTCGATCCGAATAAAGAGGTGCTGCATCGCGTGCCAAGGCTCATCGCGGACTTCCGAGGGGGAGATCCCAGCTCGACGAGCGGAGAGTTCCCGATCAGTTTTGGCATGGTCGGGTGCCCCGCCAATACGGTGCAGATCATCTTTTTCACCGACGAGCAAAGGTTTGTTGGCGAAAAGGAAAACCTCGAAAGCGATTTGTGTATCGTCGCGCGCGGCACGCCGGTTCGGAGCGTCATGTGGGCCGATGAGAGCAAGTCGTGGTCGGTCATCGGCGATTTTCGGGTCTTTGCTGTTGGAGTGACTGGCGACGGCCACACGTTTTCTGTTGCATCGTCGCTCGGCGACGCGATCGAAACGCGATACCTTCTGGGACCGGATAAATGTGTTCCTGCCGATATTGCAGCCGCTATCACCGCATTGCGAAACGAGGATCGTGGGCAGCTTGACTATCTTGCCGGCCGTCAGATCCGGCAGCGAAGAGAAGCCGAACGAGGCGCTGTTCGCACTGCAGGACAGGAAATTGCACCGGGAGACCGCGGCTCGGACCCTCCGATTGAGCCTTCGGTATAG
- a CDS encoding AAA family ATPase — translation MSIKQDVVESVLSGRPDLTPFLSNFAKSFDVTWGREIRLHGTDVVAFFLHPKRHVAEMFGFEREILLIFHPYSTLQARILHIATQILSEAPAEGRVEPLLFVLVSRTPGLEKAVRGLLADNSALRLIIPFEYAETQALTTDLLFRFQKYLFTRDLFDFAQPIKSDVYYFGRQSFTLSILDSIKRGDNVGIFGLRKAGKTSLLFKIKRLIEAEGAATLAYFDLEDQNLYQMRWWELLEHIAKQLLRNQIKETFTERNASQLFSDVLARCYRASPKRKVIVALDEIEHISPGDRLRMRAHWDSDFIELWKTLRAIQNQQRHVSFLICGVNGTVIETPTYQGHDNPVFSMAQKRYVPMFSADEIGNMIRTLGRFMGLQFEEKCFGYLKAMYGGHPLLTRQACSLVNRSIGETARRPYVVTEEYLKKTEAARHLQLNTYARYTLGVLADWYPEEFQMLQHLANGDIEAFREFEAAVPEYTEHLRNYELVVGQPPSLAMSFLTNFLKPRPAPPVPSETVVQITEQVAWDNRLLELSQLRITFEPSLRRFIKMNLMTYHGVDKWIVPVLSAVPEERRSKLQGVDKDEILQKHLFMPDLLNTLVKNWSSFSHLEKNVGNARLTKAQVEILVGYVNANRQDAHPKELSEQELATLRVVYGSLMAVLKAYEL, via the coding sequence ATGTCGATTAAGCAAGATGTTGTTGAAAGTGTTCTTTCTGGCCGTCCTGACCTGACTCCATTTCTGAGCAACTTCGCGAAAAGCTTTGACGTCACTTGGGGACGGGAAATCCGGCTTCACGGCACCGATGTCGTCGCTTTCTTTCTTCATCCGAAGCGCCACGTTGCGGAGATGTTTGGGTTCGAGCGGGAGATACTGCTGATCTTTCACCCGTACTCAACGCTTCAGGCTCGAATCCTGCACATTGCGACTCAGATCCTTTCCGAAGCGCCCGCAGAAGGTCGCGTGGAACCACTGCTTTTCGTGTTGGTCAGTCGTACGCCGGGGCTCGAGAAGGCGGTGAGAGGATTGCTGGCAGATAACTCGGCGTTGCGGCTCATCATTCCGTTCGAGTATGCCGAGACCCAAGCGTTGACCACGGATCTTCTGTTTCGGTTCCAAAAGTACCTGTTTACGCGTGATCTGTTCGACTTCGCTCAGCCGATCAAATCTGACGTCTATTATTTCGGGAGGCAGTCCTTCACGCTGTCGATCCTCGACTCGATCAAGAGAGGGGACAATGTAGGAATATTTGGCCTTCGCAAGGCGGGAAAGACGTCCCTGCTATTCAAAATCAAGCGTCTGATTGAAGCTGAGGGTGCTGCGACACTCGCCTACTTCGACTTGGAAGACCAGAACCTCTATCAAATGCGCTGGTGGGAGCTCCTAGAGCACATTGCCAAACAGCTGTTGCGAAATCAGATCAAGGAGACGTTTACCGAAAGGAACGCCTCACAGCTCTTCAGCGATGTCCTGGCTCGCTGCTATCGGGCAAGCCCGAAGCGAAAAGTGATTGTTGCGCTTGATGAGATCGAGCACATAAGCCCTGGCGATCGGCTGCGGATGCGGGCCCACTGGGACAGCGACTTCATTGAACTGTGGAAGACGCTACGCGCTATCCAAAATCAGCAACGACACGTGTCATTCCTCATATGCGGAGTCAATGGGACAGTTATCGAGACTCCCACATACCAGGGGCATGACAATCCGGTCTTCAGCATGGCGCAGAAGCGTTACGTGCCGATGTTCTCGGCCGATGAAATCGGCAACATGATTCGGACCTTGGGACGCTTCATGGGCCTTCAATTCGAAGAGAAGTGCTTCGGTTACCTGAAGGCGATGTACGGCGGTCACCCATTGCTGACCAGGCAGGCGTGCAGTCTGGTGAATCGGTCCATCGGCGAGACTGCGCGCCGCCCATATGTGGTCACAGAGGAATATCTCAAGAAAACCGAAGCGGCGCGGCATCTGCAGCTTAACACCTATGCGCGGTACACTCTCGGCGTCTTGGCGGACTGGTACCCCGAGGAATTCCAGATGCTTCAGCATCTGGCCAACGGCGATATCGAGGCGTTTCGTGAATTTGAAGCAGCGGTGCCGGAATACACTGAGCACCTGCGGAACTATGAGCTAGTCGTCGGGCAGCCGCCGAGCCTTGCGATGTCTTTCTTGACGAACTTCCTGAAACCGCGACCGGCGCCGCCTGTTCCGTCCGAGACGGTCGTTCAGATTACTGAGCAAGTCGCTTGGGACAATCGCCTTCTTGAGCTTTCACAGCTCAGGATTACCTTTGAACCCAGCCTTCGCAGATTCATCAAGATGAACTTGATGACCTATCACGGCGTGGACAAGTGGATTGTCCCGGTATTAAGCGCGGTCCCTGAGGAGCGTCGCTCCAAGCTCCAAGGTGTCGACAAAGACGAAATCCTGCAGAAGCATCTCTTTATGCCGGACCTGTTGAACACGCTGGTCAAGAATTGGTCTTCGTTTTCTCATCTCGAGAAGAACGTCGGAAATGCACGTCTAACAAAGGCGCAGGTCGAAATTCTTGTTGGATATGTCAACGCAAATCGGCAGGACGCACATCCGAAAGAGCTGTCCGAGCAGGAGCTTGCGACCCTTAGGGTCGTCTACGGCTCGTTAATGGCCGTGCTTAAGGCATACGAGCTGTGA
- a CDS encoding porin gives MTFGATCFDFKRRIGWGVLGFAAGLMACSGTQAADLPLKAKAVEYVKVCSLYGAGFYYIPGTDTCVKLGGYLRTDLVVNSNSDFDPAYNGVAGARTRLGNAYTSRSRGDLNIDTRTATEYGVLRTFFETGMTWTDATYSGAGTGATVYSSIGGVQAPNNANPGAVAAGTIGVYSAFIQFAGFTMGKAISQFSVPWTNYPANNYDDLPGGTGWVTGVNQFTYTADFGQGVTASISAQDQVAHATTNVWNVSAASAAGLATGAYGGSDIAGTATPDFIAMLRVDQAWGLFQASVAAHDNHAAYYGADETTGHPSDKWGWAAQLALSIKNIPTGPGDTINMSGVYTRGASRYDFNENMSTTYAMYGGTAIGGAYQSLGLAGLSDSVFVAGSELELTTTYGFRAGYTHNWDAYWNTGLYGGWAAVRYNGTAKAYICGAFVAGLSLSSGLAGCNPDFNYGAVGLITRWTPVKNLTFSADIAYTMLDQKYANGSVVTLPLQSSIAKPSALYELKDQSTVTMLLRAQRNW, from the coding sequence ATGACATTCGGAGCTACTTGTTTTGATTTTAAGCGCAGGATTGGGTGGGGCGTTCTAGGTTTTGCCGCAGGATTGATGGCGTGCAGCGGCACACAAGCGGCGGATCTGCCACTGAAGGCCAAGGCGGTCGAGTATGTGAAGGTCTGCTCGCTCTATGGCGCCGGCTTCTACTACATCCCAGGCACGGACACCTGCGTCAAACTGGGCGGTTACCTGCGCACCGACCTGGTCGTGAACAGCAACAGTGATTTCGACCCGGCCTATAACGGGGTCGCCGGCGCCCGGACCCGCCTCGGCAATGCATATACTTCCCGCTCCCGCGGAGACCTCAATATCGATACGCGCACCGCAACCGAATATGGTGTGCTTCGTACCTTCTTCGAGACAGGGATGACCTGGACCGATGCGACCTATAGCGGCGCCGGGACAGGTGCGACCGTTTACTCATCGATTGGCGGGGTTCAGGCACCAAATAACGCCAACCCGGGCGCCGTCGCGGCCGGTACAATCGGCGTCTACTCCGCATTCATCCAGTTCGCCGGCTTCACTATGGGAAAGGCGATCTCGCAGTTCTCGGTGCCGTGGACGAACTATCCTGCCAACAATTACGATGACCTGCCCGGCGGCACCGGCTGGGTCACGGGCGTAAACCAGTTCACTTACACGGCAGATTTCGGCCAAGGCGTGACCGCATCCATCTCGGCTCAGGATCAGGTCGCCCATGCCACAACGAATGTCTGGAACGTGAGTGCTGCGAGCGCCGCAGGTCTTGCGACGGGCGCATATGGCGGTAGCGATATCGCCGGCACGGCCACCCCCGACTTTATCGCGATGCTGCGCGTCGACCAGGCTTGGGGGCTGTTCCAGGCGTCCGTTGCGGCGCATGATAACCATGCTGCCTATTATGGCGCTGACGAAACGACCGGCCATCCCAGCGACAAATGGGGCTGGGCGGCCCAACTGGCCCTCTCCATCAAGAACATTCCGACCGGACCAGGTGACACAATCAACATGTCGGGCGTGTATACCAGAGGTGCGAGCCGCTATGACTTCAATGAGAACATGTCGACCACCTACGCCATGTATGGCGGTACGGCGATCGGCGGCGCTTATCAGAGCCTCGGTCTAGCGGGTCTGTCGGACTCTGTCTTTGTGGCCGGCAGTGAACTTGAGCTGACCACGACCTACGGCTTCCGAGCCGGTTACACCCATAATTGGGATGCATACTGGAATACGGGGCTCTATGGCGGGTGGGCGGCGGTTCGGTACAACGGCACGGCCAAAGCATACATCTGCGGAGCCTTCGTTGCGGGCCTGTCGCTCTCGAGCGGTCTTGCTGGCTGTAATCCGGATTTCAACTACGGAGCCGTCGGCCTCATCACACGTTGGACGCCGGTCAAGAACCTGACGTTCTCAGCCGACATAGCCTACACGATGCTCGATCAGAAATATGCGAACGGCAGCGTCGTGACACTGCCGCTGCAATCGAGCATCGCCAAGCCCAGCGCTCTATACGAGCTCAAGGATCAGAGCACGGTCACCATGCTGCTCCGGGCTCAGCGAAATTGGTGA
- a CDS encoding helix-turn-helix domain-containing protein encodes MKARARVAYNVRRIRVERGIPQEQLAYDAGIDRSYMSGLERQQANPTIDLLDRLAETLDVDLSQLFVKPSKGAPPPGSLPKGRKPKPSRRKRS; translated from the coding sequence ATGAAAGCTCGTGCGCGTGTGGCCTACAATGTGCGCCGGATCCGTGTTGAGCGCGGCATTCCGCAAGAGCAATTGGCCTATGATGCCGGGATTGATCGCTCCTATATGAGCGGTCTTGAGCGCCAACAAGCCAATCCGACAATCGATCTCCTCGACCGCCTCGCTGAGACCCTGGACGTCGATCTGTCCCAGCTGTTCGTGAAGCCGTCCAAAGGTGCGCCGCCCCCTGGTAGTTTACCGAAAGGCCGAAAACCCAAGCCGTCACGCCGCAAGAGGTCCTAG
- a CDS encoding LysR family transcriptional regulator: MAAQDDEVPLNAIRAFVTVAREGSVTRAAGTLGTTQSSVSRYLSVLRDYLGADLIERRGRRSDLTEFGRLFANAVSEPLETISFTAKRMRRRAGIGTNRIVVRTSLSTFAFSLLIPNLQAFSAETGGVIVDVISSLAPPTSSDDFDILITRDLSVIEPADSWEIYNEELVCVGPPNLVDGRELSIVRSTPILNITSRPDILPTWLRAMNLSSNDIKAGARYDHNYLALPAVMTGKCLLVAPEIIVSDLVRGGVLQILPGSRTPSGMQYRAYAVDRSEHPEIARSFCRWVARLCKKAAIAQAA, from the coding sequence ATGGCGGCTCAAGACGATGAAGTCCCTTTGAATGCCATCCGCGCTTTTGTCACCGTCGCACGCGAAGGCAGCGTGACGCGCGCCGCCGGCACATTGGGAACAACGCAGAGCTCGGTCAGCCGCTATTTGTCCGTCTTGCGGGACTATCTTGGTGCCGACCTCATCGAGCGGCGCGGCCGGCGGAGTGACTTGACCGAGTTCGGACGGCTGTTTGCAAACGCGGTCTCAGAACCGCTCGAGACGATCAGCTTCACCGCGAAAAGAATGCGGCGGCGTGCCGGCATAGGCACTAACCGGATTGTCGTCCGCACCTCGCTATCGACCTTTGCTTTCTCGCTTCTGATTCCAAATCTGCAGGCGTTTTCTGCTGAGACGGGTGGCGTCATCGTGGACGTCATCAGTTCGCTGGCACCACCGACATCTTCGGATGATTTCGACATCTTGATTACACGAGATCTCTCTGTCATCGAGCCCGCCGACAGCTGGGAAATCTACAATGAGGAGCTGGTATGCGTGGGTCCGCCAAATCTCGTTGACGGCAGAGAGCTCTCCATCGTCCGCTCGACACCGATCCTGAACATCACATCTCGGCCCGACATTCTGCCGACATGGCTGAGGGCGATGAACCTGTCCTCAAACGACATCAAAGCGGGCGCTCGGTATGATCACAACTATCTTGCCCTACCGGCGGTCATGACAGGAAAATGCCTTCTCGTCGCGCCCGAAATCATCGTCAGCGATCTCGTGCGTGGAGGCGTTCTGCAGATCCTACCGGGATCGCGCACGCCAAGTGGCATGCAATATCGCGCCTATGCGGTGGACCGCAGCGAGCATCCGGAAATTGCACGTTCCTTTTGCCGATGGGTCGCTCGTCTTTGCAAGAAGGCGGCGATCGCGCAGGCCGCCTAG
- a CDS encoding DUF2285 domain-containing protein, producing the protein MQQRSAFDGSGGYRFPADPEKSFDQEVVFWAPEVLSTVIPVRTTGSAAPKRHQLDFVNLPHSEVRRAPDGWHAIVPLGGAKHRLWLSELPARGSAIALDLPLDAGFEIRVRAAQRFWLALEHRPLGASPLALPAFRRRQLILALRALDGWQEGHSYRQIAQVLFGRDRISGRGWKTHDLRSRTIRLVKMGRRLMRLRCRALLHKGKGRGDRS; encoded by the coding sequence GTGCAACAACGGAGCGCTTTCGACGGAAGTGGGGGCTATCGTTTTCCAGCTGATCCGGAAAAGTCGTTCGACCAGGAAGTGGTGTTTTGGGCACCCGAAGTGCTGTCCACCGTAATACCTGTTCGGACGACTGGCAGCGCTGCGCCCAAACGGCACCAGCTTGATTTCGTAAACCTGCCGCATAGCGAGGTTCGTCGCGCGCCGGACGGATGGCATGCCATCGTGCCGCTCGGCGGCGCGAAGCATCGCTTGTGGCTAAGCGAGCTTCCGGCGCGCGGGTCTGCCATTGCCCTCGATCTGCCGCTCGACGCTGGTTTCGAGATTCGCGTGCGAGCCGCGCAACGATTTTGGCTCGCGCTTGAGCATCGGCCGCTCGGAGCATCGCCTCTGGCGCTACCGGCTTTTCGGCGGCGGCAGCTCATTCTCGCACTGCGTGCTCTGGATGGATGGCAGGAAGGACATAGCTATCGGCAGATCGCGCAAGTCCTGTTTGGAAGGGATCGTATTTCCGGGCGAGGCTGGAAAACACATGATCTGCGCAGCCGAACGATCAGACTTGTCAAGATGGGGCGACGCCTCATGCGCCTTCGCTGCCGCGCATTGCTTCACAAGGGCAAAGGCAGGGGTGACAGGTCCTGA
- a CDS encoding transcriptional regulator domain-containing protein has product MPGYDWRSEEAYSGLKNAEAADLAWEWLRRDPDYQKDYAILSRRGRSSATTERFRRKWGLSFSS; this is encoded by the coding sequence ATGCCAGGTTATGACTGGAGATCCGAGGAAGCCTATAGCGGCCTTAAGAATGCAGAAGCTGCCGATCTGGCCTGGGAGTGGCTCCGGCGGGATCCCGATTACCAAAAAGACTATGCGATACTGTCCCGCCGCGGACGCTCCAGTGCAACAACGGAGCGCTTTCGACGGAAGTGGGGGCTATCGTTTTCCAGCTGA